The proteins below are encoded in one region of Alistipes indistinctus YIT 12060:
- a CDS encoding sulfide/dihydroorotate dehydrogenase-like FAD/NAD-binding protein: MFKILSKELLAPNIYRMDIEAPRVAQSAKPGQFIILRLDEKGERVPLTIADYDAAKGSVTIVIQTVGYSTGKLCELNPGDMIADFAGPLGQPSEFVHDSPGELSRKRILFVAGGVGTAPVYPQVKWLFEHGIKADVIIGAKNKDTLIFVNEMEAVAGNVYIATDDGSAGYKGLVTALLCDLIDNQGKHYDEVIAIGPMIMMKFVAQTTLKYGIKTIVSLNTLMVDGTGMCGACRVTVGGKTRFTCVDGPEFDGHQVDFDEAMRRQGMYRTIESRKAHMAEERAQGHACNIGLDR; encoded by the coding sequence ATGTTTAAAATTCTCAGCAAAGAACTACTGGCCCCGAACATCTACCGGATGGATATCGAGGCTCCGCGTGTGGCACAGTCGGCTAAACCCGGGCAGTTCATCATTCTGCGGCTCGACGAAAAGGGCGAACGGGTTCCGCTTACCATTGCCGATTACGATGCGGCGAAAGGCTCTGTAACCATCGTGATCCAGACGGTCGGCTATTCCACCGGCAAACTTTGTGAACTGAATCCCGGCGATATGATCGCCGATTTCGCAGGGCCGCTCGGCCAGCCTTCGGAATTCGTGCACGACTCCCCCGGGGAGTTAAGCCGCAAGCGTATCCTGTTCGTGGCGGGCGGAGTAGGTACCGCACCGGTTTATCCGCAGGTGAAGTGGCTCTTCGAGCATGGTATCAAAGCCGATGTGATTATCGGGGCGAAGAACAAGGATACGCTGATTTTCGTCAACGAGATGGAAGCCGTGGCCGGAAACGTTTATATCGCCACGGATGACGGCAGCGCGGGGTATAAAGGATTGGTGACGGCTCTGTTGTGCGATTTGATCGACAATCAGGGCAAGCATTACGACGAGGTGATCGCCATCGGTCCGATGATTATGATGAAATTCGTCGCGCAGACGACGCTCAAATACGGGATCAAAACGATCGTCAGCCTCAATACGCTGATGGTCGATGGAACGGGTATGTGCGGTGCCTGCCGGGTGACTGTCGGGGGCAAGACGCGCTTTACCTGCGTGGATGGCCCGGAGTTCGACGGGCATCAGGTCGATTTCGACGAGGCGATGCGCCGCCAGGGTATGTACCGCACCATCGAAAGCCGCAAGGCGCACATGGCCGAAGAGCGTGCCCAGGGGCATGCCTGCAACATTGGATTGGACAGATAA
- a CDS encoding DUF1573 domain-containing protein, which translates to MKRFVFIAVALLAFWGAAAQQPSTMKFTADEWDFGTIKEEGGKVSHRFEFTNSGPNPFVIQKVETSCGCTTPTFTREPVLPGRKGYVEITYDPLYRPGSFRREVTVTSNDRKNINKLIIRGNVIATPRTPQQEFPVEVGGGLMASRTTVGVGYLARGTSQAGTLEYYNDSKNSVTLGVEYESPAIPGFSVSFSSPVLQPGARGVMTLTFDLRSADLWGRLTGGFYLTVNGRKMPVRFTATGIAVEDFSNLTPEQFNQGVRADFTAQYYHFGDVRAGEEKTKNFTVTNTGRLPLVVRYVHPDEHMSVTLKQGAVIRPGGSVTFSGTLRTEGARPGRFMGTTVIILNDPQRPMRELRLTGNVI; encoded by the coding sequence ATGAAAAGGTTCGTTTTTATAGCGGTAGCCCTGCTGGCATTTTGGGGTGCGGCTGCACAGCAGCCTTCGACGATGAAGTTCACCGCCGACGAGTGGGATTTCGGCACTATCAAGGAAGAAGGCGGCAAAGTGTCGCACCGTTTCGAATTTACGAACAGCGGCCCCAATCCGTTTGTAATCCAGAAGGTCGAGACCTCCTGCGGCTGCACGACACCGACTTTCACGCGCGAACCGGTGTTGCCCGGGCGTAAAGGTTATGTGGAAATTACCTACGATCCGCTTTATCGGCCCGGTTCTTTCCGCCGGGAAGTGACGGTGACGAGCAATGACCGCAAGAATATCAACAAATTGATCATTCGCGGCAATGTGATAGCGACTCCCCGGACGCCGCAGCAGGAGTTTCCGGTCGAGGTTGGCGGCGGGCTGATGGCTTCCCGCACGACGGTCGGGGTGGGGTATCTCGCACGCGGGACCTCACAGGCGGGAACGCTGGAATATTATAATGATTCGAAAAATTCCGTTACGCTCGGCGTCGAGTACGAGTCTCCTGCGATTCCGGGTTTCAGTGTATCGTTTTCATCCCCGGTACTGCAACCGGGTGCGCGGGGCGTTATGACGCTTACCTTCGACCTGCGCTCGGCCGACCTTTGGGGACGCCTGACTGGCGGGTTCTACCTGACCGTAAACGGCCGCAAAATGCCGGTGCGTTTTACCGCTACGGGCATTGCCGTGGAGGATTTTTCGAACCTTACTCCCGAACAATTCAATCAGGGCGTACGGGCCGATTTTACCGCGCAGTATTACCATTTCGGCGATGTGAGGGCCGGGGAGGAGAAGACCAAAAACTTTACCGTGACCAACACGGGTCGGTTGCCGCTGGTCGTTCGCTATGTGCATCCCGACGAGCATATGAGCGTTACACTGAAACAGGGGGCTGTGATCCGGCCGGGGGGATCGGTGACCTTCTCCGGAACGTTGCGTACCGAGGGGGCCCGGCCGGGCCGCTTTATGGGGACGACCGTGATTATCCTGAACGATCCGCAGCGTCCGATGCGCGAACTGAGGCTGACGGGCAACGTGATTTGA
- the bioB gene encoding biotin synthase BioB has translation MEIIRLEEKIAAGYRLGYDEALELMRTTSPGELYELAHRLRTRYQGKRIDTCSIMNARSGRCSEDCKWCAQSKFHKTDIDVYPLVGETEAVQEAAHNASKGVGRFSLVTSGRTLTDAETDRVCAIYRRIGREVPIRLCASLGLLTREQLVKLRESGVEHYHCNMETAPSYFSKLCSTHTPEEKIRTIEWAKEAGLKICSGGIIGMGESAEQRIEFAVTLQKIGAVSIPVNVLNPIPGTPLADVAPLTDTEVLVTMAMMRIINPEANIRLAGGRNMIKHLEEKALYCGISASIVGDLLTTTGSDIDTDKAMFRRCGFEV, from the coding sequence ATGGAGATCATCCGGTTGGAAGAGAAAATAGCGGCGGGCTACCGCCTCGGTTACGACGAAGCGTTGGAATTGATGCGCACGACGTCCCCCGGGGAGTTGTACGAATTGGCCCATCGCCTGAGGACCCGTTATCAGGGCAAACGTATCGATACCTGTTCGATCATGAATGCGCGGAGCGGCCGTTGCAGCGAGGATTGCAAGTGGTGCGCGCAATCGAAATTCCACAAGACCGATATTGACGTCTATCCGTTGGTGGGCGAAACAGAGGCCGTACAGGAAGCGGCGCATAACGCTTCGAAAGGCGTGGGGCGCTTTTCGCTGGTGACCAGCGGGCGGACGCTTACCGATGCCGAAACCGATCGTGTGTGCGCGATTTACCGCCGCATCGGACGTGAAGTGCCGATTCGACTCTGTGCATCGCTCGGGTTGCTGACCCGGGAGCAATTGGTGAAACTGCGAGAGAGCGGGGTAGAGCACTACCATTGCAATATGGAGACCGCCCCTTCCTATTTTTCGAAACTGTGCAGCACGCATACGCCCGAAGAGAAGATACGGACGATTGAGTGGGCGAAAGAGGCGGGACTTAAAATTTGTTCCGGGGGTATTATCGGGATGGGGGAAAGCGCCGAGCAGCGCATCGAGTTTGCGGTGACGTTGCAAAAAATCGGTGCCGTATCGATTCCCGTCAACGTGCTCAACCCGATTCCGGGAACGCCGCTTGCCGATGTGGCGCCGCTGACTGATACCGAAGTGCTCGTGACGATGGCGATGATGCGGATTATCAATCCGGAAGCGAATATCCGGTTGGCAGGAGGGCGCAATATGATCAAACACCTTGAAGAGAAGGCGTTGTATTGCGGGATCAGCGCGTCGATCGTGGGTGACCTGTTGACTACGACAGGCTCGGATATCGATACCGATAAAGCGATGTTCCGCCGGTGCGGCTTCGAGGTGTAA
- the bioD gene encoding dethiobiotin synthase, with protein MISKNVYFITGIDTDAGKSIVTGVLARDMRARGERVITQKFIQTGNTGISEDIELHRRIMGIPLQREDLDGTTCPITFTYPASPQLAAEIDNREIDLSLVEKNTGKLLESYDTVLLEGAGGLFVPLTDTYSTIDYIADHRLPVILVTSPRLGSINHTVLSLEACRARNIEVAELVYNLYPPTSREITEDTRRYLKQYLNRTYPNAGFTEIGMQGV; from the coding sequence ATGATAAGCAAAAATGTATATTTCATCACAGGTATAGACACCGATGCGGGCAAAAGCATCGTAACGGGTGTGTTGGCCCGTGACATGCGGGCCCGGGGCGAACGGGTCATTACCCAGAAATTTATCCAGACGGGTAACACCGGCATTTCGGAAGACATCGAACTGCACCGCCGTATCATGGGCATTCCGCTGCAACGTGAAGACCTCGACGGCACCACCTGCCCGATTACCTTTACCTACCCCGCCTCACCGCAACTGGCGGCCGAGATCGACAACCGGGAGATCGACCTGTCGCTGGTGGAAAAGAATACGGGTAAACTGCTCGAAAGTTACGACACGGTCCTGCTCGAAGGAGCCGGGGGCCTGTTCGTTCCTCTGACCGACACCTATTCGACGATCGACTACATTGCCGACCACCGCCTCCCGGTCATCCTCGTCACCTCTCCAAGGCTGGGCAGTATCAACCACACCGTGCTGAGCCTCGAAGCGTGCCGTGCCCGGAATATCGAAGTGGCCGAACTGGTGTACAACCTCTATCCGCCGACGAGCCGGGAGATCACGGAAGATACGCGGCGCTACCTGAAACAATACCTCAACCGTACCTATCCGAATGCCGGGTTTACCGAAATCGGAATGCAGGGCGTGTAA
- a CDS encoding MarR family winged helix-turn-helix transcriptional regulator, with the protein MDKLCKIRDIQRAVNQFEQSFDKEYGISLNEGMALCSLLKQGCLSSGEIGELLGLTSSNNSKIMRSVESKGLVERVMGTKDRRQMYFSLTPEGKELISAITCEQVEISPLLQKLLE; encoded by the coding sequence ATGGATAAACTATGTAAGATCCGCGACATTCAGCGCGCAGTTAATCAATTCGAGCAGAGTTTTGATAAAGAGTATGGAATCTCTTTGAACGAGGGTATGGCGCTCTGTTCGCTGCTTAAGCAGGGGTGCCTCTCGTCGGGTGAGATAGGAGAGTTGCTGGGGCTGACGTCGTCGAACAATTCGAAGATAATGCGCTCTGTCGAGAGTAAGGGTCTGGTCGAACGCGTGATGGGCACAAAGGATAGGCGACAGATGTATTTTTCATTGACTCCGGAAGGCAAGGAGCTGATTTCTGCCATTACATGCGAGCAGGTTGAAATTTCGCCTTTGCTCCAGAAATTATTGGAGTAA